The Maridesulfovibrio salexigens DSM 2638 region TGGAGCTTACCGGTAGTAAGGGCCAGTTCGATCTTGGTTTTACCGATAATCTCACGCATGGCCGCTTCGGCAGCGTCCTGAATGGTTTTGGGTTGGTTGCTGACTTCGAAGAGGTAGTTCACCGGATCTTTGATCTGGTATTGTACGATGAATTGAACATCTACGATGTTTTCATCACCGGTCAGCATGAGGGATTCCTCAGGTACGTTACGCGACTGGCCTTGGGTAAAGGAGCGCGAAGAGCCATAGGAACGGAAGCCCACTTCCACACGTCTGATCTGTGTGACCTTGGGTTTCATGACCGATTCAATGGGAATCGGAAGGTGGTAATGCGGACCCGGTGTAGTGGTTGTCACATACTTACCGAATCTGGTTACCACACCGACTTCATCCGGTTCTACGATGTATACCCCGGAAAGAAACCAGAGCAGGATGATGCCGATGATTATAAATTTGCCGCCCGGCAAGCCGGTTCCGCGGATTTTTCGGATTGTGGAGTTAATATCATCCACATTCGGCGGTTTAGGAGCACCTCCGCCGCCTTTGTTCCTCTGCCGTTGTTCGGATAATTTGTCCCAGTCCCAGTTCATGTAAATTTGATAGGTGAGATAGACCGACATATCAAGGAAAATCGGATATGTGGGCCGATATGTTAATGGAATAATAACTCCAGCGCGAACATTCAGTATCAGAAAGTGAGCAGAGTTATCGGGTCTTCCTGTAACGCATTAATAAATATGCTCAGATTATATCAATTTTTTCTAAAGATAAAACTTTTTCTGGTTATCTGAAATTAAGTGGTACAATTTGTTCCGCTAGCTTAGCAGGTCGAGAAAGTACTTGGCATCGGGGTTATTGGAATCCTTTTGCAGTGCAGAAGAAAAGGCTTTCAGGC contains the following coding sequences:
- the hflK gene encoding FtsH protease activity modulator HflK, which codes for MNWDWDKLSEQRQRNKGGGGAPKPPNVDDINSTIRKIRGTGLPGGKFIIIGIILLWFLSGVYIVEPDEVGVVTRFGKYVTTTTPGPHYHLPIPIESVMKPKVTQIRRVEVGFRSYGSSRSFTQGQSRNVPEESLMLTGDENIVDVQFIVQYQIKDPVNYLFEVSNQPKTIQDAAEAAMREIIGKTKIELALTTGKLQIQTETRDLLQEIVDRYKLGVNVLAVQLQNVHPPNEVVDAFKDVASAREDKSRYINEAEAYRNDILPKARGQAAVILNKAEAYKETKIREAEGQAKRFMAVYKEYQKAKDITVKRLYLETMQNILSNPEVKKVILSDDSAKKALPFLSLDGSTLPIQTGKK